The following proteins are encoded in a genomic region of Vicugna pacos chromosome 16, VicPac4, whole genome shotgun sequence:
- the LGALS9 gene encoding galectin-9 isoform X4, with protein MAFIGAQPPYLNPIVPFTGTIQGGLQDGLQITVSGTTFYSGGTRFAVNFQTGHSDNDIAFHFNPRFEEGGYVVCNTKQKGSWGPEERKMQMPFQRGSPFELLFLVQSSEFKVTVNGNFFVQYAHRVPFHHVNTISVTGAVQLFYVSFQNTHVAPMQPALSRAQFSQPACFPPKHKGRKPKSPGIWPATAAPMTQRFVHTVQSTPGQMFPNPMIPPMAYPNPAYPMPFFTSIPGGLYPSKSIIVSGIILPCAQRFYINLRSGSNIAFHLNPRFDENAVVRNTQINSSWGSEERSLTRQMPFFRGQNFSVWIMCESHGLRVAVDGQHLFEYYHRLKNLPAINSLEVGGDIQLTHVQT; from the exons ATGGCCTTCATCGGTGCCCAGCCTCCTTACCTGAACCCA ATCGTCCCCTTCACTGGGACAATCCAAGGGGGTCTTCAGGATGGACTTCAGATTACTGTCAGTGGGACTACTTTTTACTCCGGTGGAACCAG GTTTGCTGTGAACTTTCAGACTGGCCACAGTGACAATGACATCGCCTTCCACTTCAACCCACGGTTTGAAGAGGGTGGGTATGTGGTCTGCAACACCAAGCAGAAGGGAAGCTGGGGGCCTGAGGAGAGGAAGATGCAAATGCCCTTCCAGAGGGGGAGCCCGTTTGAGCTCCTCTTCCTGGTGCAGAGCTCGGAGTTCAAG GTGACGGTGAACGGGAACTTCTTTGTGCAGTATGCACACCGCGTGCCCTTCCACCACGTCAACACCATCTCCGTCACGGGAGCCGTGCAGCTGTTCTATGTCAGCTTCCAG AACACCCACGTGGCTCCCATGCAGCCCGCCCTCTCCAGGGCGCAGTTCTCCCagcctgcctgtttcccacccAAGCACAAGGGGCGCAAACCGAAA TCTCCAGGGATCTGGCCAGCCACTGCGGCTCCCATG ACTCAAAGGTTCGTCCACACTGTGCAGAGCACCCCTGGACAGATGTTCCCT AATCCCATGATCCCACCTATGGCGTATCCCAACCCAGCCTAT ccGATGCCGTTCTTCACCTCCATCCCGGGGGGGCTGTACCCCTCCAAGAGCATCATCGTGTCGGGCATCATCCTGCCCTGTGCTCAGAG GTTCTACATCAACCTGCGCTCCGGGAGCAACATCGCTTTCCACCTGAATCCCCGCTTTGATGAGAATGCCGTGGTCCGCAACACACAGATCAACAGCTCTTGGGGGTCTGAGGAGCGAAGCCTGACCCGACAGATGCCCTTCTTCCGGGGCCAGAACTTCTCG GTGTGGATCATGTGTGAAAGCCATGGCCTCAGGGTGGCCGTGGATGGTCAGCACCTTTTTGAATACTACCACCGCCTGAAGAACCTGCCCGCCATCAACAGCCTGGAGGTGGGCGGCGACATCCAGCTGACCCACGTGCAGACATAG
- the LGALS9 gene encoding galectin-9 isoform X3 produces the protein MAFIGAQPPYLNPIVPFTGTIQGGLQDGLQITVSGTTFYSGGTRFAVNFQTGHSDNDIAFHFNPRFEEGGYVVCNTKQKGSWGPEERKMQMPFQRGSPFELLFLVQSSEFKVTVNGNFFVQYAHRVPFHHVNTISVTGAVQLFYVSFQNTHVAPMQPALSRAQFSQPACFPPKHKGRKPKSPGIWPATAAPMTQRFVHTVQSTPGQMFPQNPMIPPMAYPNPAYPMPFFTSIPGGLYPSKSIIVSGIILPCAQRFYINLRSGSNIAFHLNPRFDENAVVRNTQINSSWGSEERSLTRQMPFFRGQNFSVWIMCESHGLRVAVDGQHLFEYYHRLKNLPAINSLEVGGDIQLTHVQT, from the exons ATGGCCTTCATCGGTGCCCAGCCTCCTTACCTGAACCCA ATCGTCCCCTTCACTGGGACAATCCAAGGGGGTCTTCAGGATGGACTTCAGATTACTGTCAGTGGGACTACTTTTTACTCCGGTGGAACCAG GTTTGCTGTGAACTTTCAGACTGGCCACAGTGACAATGACATCGCCTTCCACTTCAACCCACGGTTTGAAGAGGGTGGGTATGTGGTCTGCAACACCAAGCAGAAGGGAAGCTGGGGGCCTGAGGAGAGGAAGATGCAAATGCCCTTCCAGAGGGGGAGCCCGTTTGAGCTCCTCTTCCTGGTGCAGAGCTCGGAGTTCAAG GTGACGGTGAACGGGAACTTCTTTGTGCAGTATGCACACCGCGTGCCCTTCCACCACGTCAACACCATCTCCGTCACGGGAGCCGTGCAGCTGTTCTATGTCAGCTTCCAG AACACCCACGTGGCTCCCATGCAGCCCGCCCTCTCCAGGGCGCAGTTCTCCCagcctgcctgtttcccacccAAGCACAAGGGGCGCAAACCGAAA TCTCCAGGGATCTGGCCAGCCACTGCGGCTCCCATG ACTCAAAGGTTCGTCCACACTGTGCAGAGCACCCCTGGACAGATGTTCCCT CAGAATCCCATGATCCCACCTATGGCGTATCCCAACCCAGCCTAT ccGATGCCGTTCTTCACCTCCATCCCGGGGGGGCTGTACCCCTCCAAGAGCATCATCGTGTCGGGCATCATCCTGCCCTGTGCTCAGAG GTTCTACATCAACCTGCGCTCCGGGAGCAACATCGCTTTCCACCTGAATCCCCGCTTTGATGAGAATGCCGTGGTCCGCAACACACAGATCAACAGCTCTTGGGGGTCTGAGGAGCGAAGCCTGACCCGACAGATGCCCTTCTTCCGGGGCCAGAACTTCTCG GTGTGGATCATGTGTGAAAGCCATGGCCTCAGGGTGGCCGTGGATGGTCAGCACCTTTTTGAATACTACCACCGCCTGAAGAACCTGCCCGCCATCAACAGCCTGGAGGTGGGCGGCGACATCCAGCTGACCCACGTGCAGACATAG
- the LGALS9 gene encoding galectin-9 isoform X1 has product MAFIGAQPPYLNPIVPFTGTIQGGLQDGLQITVSGTTFYSGGTRFAVNFQTGHSDNDIAFHFNPRFEEGGYVVCNTKQKGSWGPEERKMQMPFQRGSPFELLFLVQSSEFKVTVNGNFFVQYAHRVPFHHVNTISVTGAVQLFYVSFQSPGIWPATAAPMTQRFVHTVQSTPGQMFPQNPMIPPMAYPNPAYPMPFFTSIPGGLYPSKSIIVSGIILPCAQRFYINLRSGSNIAFHLNPRFDENAVVRNTQINSSWGSEERSLTRQMPFFRGQNFSVWIMCESHGLRVAVDGQHLFEYYHRLKNLPAINSLEVGGDIQLTHVQT; this is encoded by the exons ATGGCCTTCATCGGTGCCCAGCCTCCTTACCTGAACCCA ATCGTCCCCTTCACTGGGACAATCCAAGGGGGTCTTCAGGATGGACTTCAGATTACTGTCAGTGGGACTACTTTTTACTCCGGTGGAACCAG GTTTGCTGTGAACTTTCAGACTGGCCACAGTGACAATGACATCGCCTTCCACTTCAACCCACGGTTTGAAGAGGGTGGGTATGTGGTCTGCAACACCAAGCAGAAGGGAAGCTGGGGGCCTGAGGAGAGGAAGATGCAAATGCCCTTCCAGAGGGGGAGCCCGTTTGAGCTCCTCTTCCTGGTGCAGAGCTCGGAGTTCAAG GTGACGGTGAACGGGAACTTCTTTGTGCAGTATGCACACCGCGTGCCCTTCCACCACGTCAACACCATCTCCGTCACGGGAGCCGTGCAGCTGTTCTATGTCAGCTTCCAG TCTCCAGGGATCTGGCCAGCCACTGCGGCTCCCATG ACTCAAAGGTTCGTCCACACTGTGCAGAGCACCCCTGGACAGATGTTCCCT CAGAATCCCATGATCCCACCTATGGCGTATCCCAACCCAGCCTAT ccGATGCCGTTCTTCACCTCCATCCCGGGGGGGCTGTACCCCTCCAAGAGCATCATCGTGTCGGGCATCATCCTGCCCTGTGCTCAGAG GTTCTACATCAACCTGCGCTCCGGGAGCAACATCGCTTTCCACCTGAATCCCCGCTTTGATGAGAATGCCGTGGTCCGCAACACACAGATCAACAGCTCTTGGGGGTCTGAGGAGCGAAGCCTGACCCGACAGATGCCCTTCTTCCGGGGCCAGAACTTCTCG GTGTGGATCATGTGTGAAAGCCATGGCCTCAGGGTGGCCGTGGATGGTCAGCACCTTTTTGAATACTACCACCGCCTGAAGAACCTGCCCGCCATCAACAGCCTGGAGGTGGGCGGCGACATCCAGCTGACCCACGTGCAGACATAG
- the LGALS9 gene encoding galectin-9 isoform X2 produces MAFIGAQPPYLNPIVPFTGTIQGGLQDGLQITVSGTTFYSGGTRFAVNFQTGHSDNDIAFHFNPRFEEGGYVVCNTKQKGSWGPEERKMQMPFQRGSPFELLFLVQSSEFKVTVNGNFFVQYAHRVPFHHVNTISVTGAVQLFYVSFQSPGIWPATAAPMTQRFVHTVQSTPGQMFPNPMIPPMAYPNPAYPMPFFTSIPGGLYPSKSIIVSGIILPCAQRFYINLRSGSNIAFHLNPRFDENAVVRNTQINSSWGSEERSLTRQMPFFRGQNFSVWIMCESHGLRVAVDGQHLFEYYHRLKNLPAINSLEVGGDIQLTHVQT; encoded by the exons ATGGCCTTCATCGGTGCCCAGCCTCCTTACCTGAACCCA ATCGTCCCCTTCACTGGGACAATCCAAGGGGGTCTTCAGGATGGACTTCAGATTACTGTCAGTGGGACTACTTTTTACTCCGGTGGAACCAG GTTTGCTGTGAACTTTCAGACTGGCCACAGTGACAATGACATCGCCTTCCACTTCAACCCACGGTTTGAAGAGGGTGGGTATGTGGTCTGCAACACCAAGCAGAAGGGAAGCTGGGGGCCTGAGGAGAGGAAGATGCAAATGCCCTTCCAGAGGGGGAGCCCGTTTGAGCTCCTCTTCCTGGTGCAGAGCTCGGAGTTCAAG GTGACGGTGAACGGGAACTTCTTTGTGCAGTATGCACACCGCGTGCCCTTCCACCACGTCAACACCATCTCCGTCACGGGAGCCGTGCAGCTGTTCTATGTCAGCTTCCAG TCTCCAGGGATCTGGCCAGCCACTGCGGCTCCCATG ACTCAAAGGTTCGTCCACACTGTGCAGAGCACCCCTGGACAGATGTTCCCT AATCCCATGATCCCACCTATGGCGTATCCCAACCCAGCCTAT ccGATGCCGTTCTTCACCTCCATCCCGGGGGGGCTGTACCCCTCCAAGAGCATCATCGTGTCGGGCATCATCCTGCCCTGTGCTCAGAG GTTCTACATCAACCTGCGCTCCGGGAGCAACATCGCTTTCCACCTGAATCCCCGCTTTGATGAGAATGCCGTGGTCCGCAACACACAGATCAACAGCTCTTGGGGGTCTGAGGAGCGAAGCCTGACCCGACAGATGCCCTTCTTCCGGGGCCAGAACTTCTCG GTGTGGATCATGTGTGAAAGCCATGGCCTCAGGGTGGCCGTGGATGGTCAGCACCTTTTTGAATACTACCACCGCCTGAAGAACCTGCCCGCCATCAACAGCCTGGAGGTGGGCGGCGACATCCAGCTGACCCACGTGCAGACATAG
- the LGALS9 gene encoding galectin-9 isoform X5, with protein sequence MAFIGAQPPYLNPIVPFTGTIQGGLQDGLQITVSGTTFYSGGTRFAVNFQTGHSDNDIAFHFNPRFEEGGYVVCNTKQKGSWGPEERKMQMPFQRGSPFELLFLVQSSEFKVTVNGNFFVQYAHRVPFHHVNTISVTGAVQLFYVSFQSPGIWPATAAPMTQRFVHTVQSTPGQMFPNPMIPPMAYPNPAYPMPFFTSIPGGLYPSKSIIVSGIILPCAQRCGSCVKAMASGWPWMVSTFLNTTTA encoded by the exons ATGGCCTTCATCGGTGCCCAGCCTCCTTACCTGAACCCA ATCGTCCCCTTCACTGGGACAATCCAAGGGGGTCTTCAGGATGGACTTCAGATTACTGTCAGTGGGACTACTTTTTACTCCGGTGGAACCAG GTTTGCTGTGAACTTTCAGACTGGCCACAGTGACAATGACATCGCCTTCCACTTCAACCCACGGTTTGAAGAGGGTGGGTATGTGGTCTGCAACACCAAGCAGAAGGGAAGCTGGGGGCCTGAGGAGAGGAAGATGCAAATGCCCTTCCAGAGGGGGAGCCCGTTTGAGCTCCTCTTCCTGGTGCAGAGCTCGGAGTTCAAG GTGACGGTGAACGGGAACTTCTTTGTGCAGTATGCACACCGCGTGCCCTTCCACCACGTCAACACCATCTCCGTCACGGGAGCCGTGCAGCTGTTCTATGTCAGCTTCCAG TCTCCAGGGATCTGGCCAGCCACTGCGGCTCCCATG ACTCAAAGGTTCGTCCACACTGTGCAGAGCACCCCTGGACAGATGTTCCCT AATCCCATGATCCCACCTATGGCGTATCCCAACCCAGCCTAT ccGATGCCGTTCTTCACCTCCATCCCGGGGGGGCTGTACCCCTCCAAGAGCATCATCGTGTCGGGCATCATCCTGCCCTGTGCTCAGAG GTGTGGATCATGTGTGAAAGCCATGGCCTCAGGGTGGCCGTGGATGGTCAGCACCTTTTTGAATACTACCACCGCCTGA